The following proteins are encoded in a genomic region of Bubalus kerabau isolate K-KA32 ecotype Philippines breed swamp buffalo chromosome 13, PCC_UOA_SB_1v2, whole genome shotgun sequence:
- the ASXL1 gene encoding polycomb group protein ASXL1 isoform X2, which translates to MKDKQKRKKERTWAEAARLVLENYSDAPMTPKQILQVIEAEGLKEMSGTSPLACLNAMLHSNSRGGEGLFYKLPGRISLFTLKKDALQWSRSPAVVEGEEPEDTADVESCGSNEASTVSGENDVSLDETSSNASCSTESQSRPLSNPRDSCRASSQANKQKKKTGVMLPRVVLTPLKVNGAHVESASGFSGRHADGESGSPSSSSGGSPALGSAAIRGQAELARDPAPLLRGFRKPATGQMKRNRGEEIDFETPGSILVNTNLRALINSRTFHALPSHFQQQLLFLLPEVDRQVGTDGLLRLSSSALNNEFFTHAAQSWRERLADGEFTHEMQVRIRQEMEKEKKVEQWKEKFFEDYYGQKLGLTKEESLQQNVGQEEAEIKSDLRVSESTRSQRGPATRQRDGHFKKRSRPDLRTRARRNLYKRQEPEQAEIAKDAQSVALDIPLHKDGEAKTDAAGVGSPHPPGTSSAASNPESPEFPVETVASRLQPSPNDPARVSASPDRIPSLLQETVDQEPKDQKRKSFEQATSASFPEKKPRLEDRQSFRNTIESVHPEKPQPTKEEPKVPPIRIQLSRIKPPWVVKGQPTYQICPRIVPVTESSCRGWTGARTLADIKARALQVRGASGHHCRREAATTAIGGGGGPGGGGGGATDEGGGRGGGSGDGGEACGHPEPRGAPSAPGECASDLQRTQLLPPCPLNGDHAQAETAVSRARREDLASLRKGKSCPLQRVPDGPSGGLEDASRLPVAPTRDPPCQALPPLPSRIPEPERLVEQLDLHPEGRTECGSGTTAWERGDEELAPTIPSENSPVRALAGPTGLEEGTGQAPDSGSNPTMKDPVNVTPSSIPESSLASCLQDRPFDDESELDDSGPPTRESSSRQENLKTEAPVSPGAAPWRPGLSNDEAGGQPEPDSREEVPSVKSQVREKWEKAAPLIPASPVGLTAEEGLDPPVHLGSLWTVQSGCVDSSGSDCRRLEGDKPRINGDSEALSPHSESTDTASDFEGHFSEDSSEAEPGETLGPKRSLVAEQGEKHSWNRCASLSKVNGDLSLVTRTDGMVAPQSWVSRVCAVPPKIPDSLLLASPEYQPRPMSLGRPASSVEAANPLVMQLLQGHLPLKKVLPPAHGGSKPEPPRLPLTAEQSPGGSLGMGSLQDPGVNRCEVGKSSPESLLPESCEASTGFARLEASQAPGAPLKMSKNAPSLDSLYPVTNPVAASGKAEVDFKEQLSSFSFEDQKEARDLSQCSISTAAPGVSLGNLTTSRAPLFSSPNAVSSGPDQAGRALGDQNCVGGQGKKLFGSKNAAAALQCPRLVEPTPLPAEAPPTFPNRKSGPGKTSLSGGIQTAREDWAPKPPPASVGSIKSEKTLGGGPLKVDAENRKAVGPGPRELVDHLQGMPFVLDLPFWKLPREPGKGLSQPLEPSSIPSQLNIKQAFYGKLSKLQLSSTSFNYSSGSPPFPKGLAGSVVQLSHKANFGASHSASLSLQMFTDSSTVESISLQCACSLKAMIMCQGCGAFCHDDCIGPSKLCVLCLVVR; encoded by the exons AAGGATGCCCTGCAGTGGTCTCGCAGTCCAGCTGTGGTGGAGGGAGAGGAGCCAGAGGACACAGCTGATGTGGAGAGCTGTGGGTCTAATGAAGCCAGCACTGTGAGTGGTGAAAACGATG TTTCTCTCGATGAAACATCTTCTAATGCTTCCTGTTCTACGGAATCTCAGAGTCGGCCTCTTTCCAACCCCAGGGACAGCTGCAGAGCTTCCTCACAG GCaaacaagcagaagaaaaagacaggGGTGATGCTGCCTCGAGTTGTCCTGACTCCTCTGAAGGTAAACGGGGCCCACGTGGAATCAGCATCAG GGTTCTCGGGCCGCCACGCCGATGGCGAGAGCGGCAGCCCGTCCAGCAGCAGCGGCGGCTCTCCGGCCCTGGGCAGCGCTGCTATCCGTGGCCAGGCCGAGCTCGCCCGGGACCCTGCCCCGCTCCTGAGAGGCTTCCGGAAGCCGGCCACAG GTCAAATGAAGCGCAACAGAGGGGAAGAGATCGATTTTGAGACACCTGGGTCCATTCTCGTCAACACCAACCTCCGGGCCCTGATCAACTCTCGGACCTTCCATGCCCTGCCGTCCCACTTCCAGCAGcagctcctcttcctcctgcccgaAGTAGACAGACAG GTGGGGACTGATGGCCTGTTACGTCTCAGCAGTAGTGCGCTGAACAATGAGTTTTTCACCCACGCAGCTCAGAGTTGGCGGGAACGCCTGGCTGATG GTGAATTCACTCATGAGATGCAGGTCAGGATACgacaagaaatggagaaggaaaagaaagtggaacaatggaaagaaaagtTTTTCGAAGACTACTATGGACAGAA GCTGGGTTTAACCAAAGAAGAGTCATTGCAGCAGAACGTGGGCCAGGAGGAGGCTGAAATCAAGAGTGACCTGCGTGTCTCAGAATCAACACGGTCACAGCGTGGCCCGGCCACCCGGCAGCGAGATGGGCATTTCAAGAAACGCTCTCGGCCAGATCTTCGAACCAGAGCCCGAAGGAATCTGTACAAAAGACAGGAGCCAGAACAAGCAGAGATCGCTAAAGACGCACAGTCTGTGGCACTAGACATCCCCCTCCACAAGGACGGGGAGGCTAAGACCGACGCAGCAGGGGTGGGCAGCCCCCACCCACCTGGCACGTCCTCCGCAGCATCCAACCCAGAGAGTCCCGAATTCCCAGTGGAAACTGTGGCCTCCCGGCTCCAGCCCAGTCCCAATGACCCAGCACGTGTCTCCGCGTCTCCAGACAGAATTCCCAGCTTGCTGCAGGAGACCGTGGATCAGGAACCCAAGGATCAGAAGAGGAAATCCTTTGAGCAGGCGACCTCTGCCTCCTTTCCCGAAAAGAAGCCCCGGCTTGAAGATCGTCAGTCCTTTCGTAACACAATTGAAAGTGTTCACCCCGAAAAGCCACAGCCCACCAAAGAGGAGCCCAAAGTCCCGCCCATCCGG ATTCAACTTTCACGTATCAAACCACCCTGGGTGGTTAAAGGTCAGCCCACTTACCAGATATGTCCCCGCATCGTCCCCGTCACGGAGTCCTCCTGCCGGGGCTGGACTGGTGCCAGGACCCTTGCAGACAttaaagcccgtgctctgcaggtCCGAGGGGCGAGTGGCCACCACTGCCGTCGAGAGGCGGCCACCACTGCCATCGGAGGTGGGGGTGGCCCGGGTGGAGGTGGCGGCGGGGCCACCGATGAGGGAGGTGGCAGAGGCGGCggcagtggtgatggtggtgaggcCTGTGGCCACCCTGAGCCCCGGGGAGCCCCGAGTGCCCCTGGAGAGTGTGCGTCAGATCTACAGCGAACACAACTACTGCCGCCTTGTCCTCTAAATGGGGATCACGCCCAGGCTGAAACTGCCGTGTCCAGAGCCAGGAGAGAGGACCTGGCTTCTCTCAGAAAGGGGAAGAGCTGCCCACTGCAGAGGGTCCCAGATGGCCCCAGCGGCGGGCTGGAAGATGCCTCCCGACTCCCCGTTGCACCCACTCGGGACCCGCCATGCCAGGCTCTGCCCCCACTGCCCTCTAGAATCCCAGAACCTGAGAGGTTAGTTGAGCAGCTTGATTTGCATCCAGAAGGTAGAACTGAATGTGGGTCTGGTACCACTGCCTGGGAAAGGGGTGATGAGGAGCTAGCACCTACGATCCCCTCAGAGAACAGTCCTGTTCGGGCTCTGGCGGGGCCTACTGGATTAGAAGAAGGAACTGGCCAGGCTCCAGACAGTGGCAGTAATCCCACCATGAAGGATCCTGTGAACGTGACCCCCAGTTCCATCCCCGAATCATCCTTGGCCAGTTGCCTGCAAGACAGACCATTTGATGATGAATCAGAACTTGATGACTCAGGCCCACCCACGAGGGAAAGTTCTTCTAGACAGGAAAACTTGAAAACCGAGGCTCCTGTCTCCCCTGGTGCTGCTCCTTGGAGGCCTGGCCTGTCAAATGATGAAGCAGGCGGACAGCCTGAACCTGACTCCAGAGAAGAGGTCCCGTCTGTTAAGTCCCAGGTCAGAGAGAAGTGGGAGAAAGCGGCCCCCCTCATCCCAGCATCGCCTGTGGGCTTGACAGCGGAGGAGGGTCTGGATCCCCCCGTCCACTTGGGTTCACTCTGGACAGTGCAGTCTGGCTGTGTTGACAGCAGCGGCAGCGACTGCAGACGGCTGGAAGGTGACAAGCCCAGAATCAATGGAGACTCGGAAGCTCTGAGTCCTCACAGCGAGTCCACAGATACTGCCTCTGACTTCGAAGGCCACTTCTCCGAGGACAGCAGTGAGGCCGAGCCTGGTGAAACTTTGGGGCCGAAGAGGTCCTTGGTGGCTGAGCAGGGTGAGAAACACAGTTGGAACCGCTGTGCCTCGCTCTCCAAGGTGAATGGTGACCTGAGTCTGGTTACCAGGACAGATGGGATGGTTGCTCCTCAGAGCTGGGTGTCTCGAGTATGTGCAGTTCCCCCAAAGATCCCGGACTCCCTGCTGCTGGCCAGTCCCGAGTACCAGCCGAGACCCATGTCCCTGGGCAGGCCTGCGTCCTCAGTGGAGGCTGCTAACCCCCTTGTGATGCAGTTGCTGCAGGGCCACTTGCCCCTCAAGAAGGTTCTCCCTCCAGCCCACGGCGGCAGCAAACCCGAACCCCCACGACTCCCACTTACAGCAGAGCAGAGCCCTGGTGGCTCCCTGGGGATGGGGTCATTGCAAGATCCTGGGGTGAACAGGTGCGAAGTTGGCAAGAGCAGTCCAGAGTCTCTGCTACCTGAGAGCTGTGAAGCAAGTACCGGCTTTGCCCGGCTGGAGGCTAGCCAGGCTCCTGGGGCGCCCCTAAAGATGTCCAAGAACGCCCCGAGTTTAGACTCCCTATATCCAGTGACCAATCCAGTGGCTGCCTCTGGGAAAGCAGAAGTGGATTTCAAAGAACAGTTATCTTCCTTCAGTTTTGAAGATCAGAAGGAAGCTCGTGACCTGTCCCAGTGCAGTATTTCAACTGCTGCCCCAGGTGTGAGTCTGGGAAATCTCACTACCTCGAGAGCCCCTCTTTTCTCATCTCCAAATGCGGTCTCCTCCGGTCCTGATCAGGCAGGTCGGGCCCTGGGGGATCAGAACTGTGTGGGAGGCCAAGGGAAGAAGCTCTTTGGCTCCAAGAACGCAGCTGCAGCCCTTCAGTGCCCCCGGCTGGTGGAGCCGACGCCACTGCCTGCGGAGGCCCCTCCCACTTTTCCCAATAGGAAGTCAGGGCCAGGCAAAACCTCTCTGTCCGGTGGCAtacagactgccagggaagactGGGCCCCAAAGCCACCGCCTGCCTCTGTTGGCAGCATCAAGAGCGAAAAGACTCTTGGTGGAGGGCCTCTCAAGGTGGATGCAGAGAACAGAAAGGCAGTGGGGCCTGGTCCCCGGGAGCTGGTGGATCACTTGCAAGGGATGCCCTTTGTCCTTGATTTGCCCTTCTGGAAATTACCCCGGGAGCCCGGGAAAGGGCTCAGTCAGCCTCTGGAGCCTTCTTCCATCCCCTCCCAACTCAACATCAAGCAGGCATTTTATGGGAAGCTTTCCAAACTCCAGCTAAGTTCCACCAGCTTTAATTACTCCTCCGGCTCCCCCCCTTTTCCCAAAGGCTTGGCCGGAAGTGTGgtgcagctgagccacaaagcaaACTTTGGTGCGAGCCACAGTGCATCCCTCTCCTTGCAAATGTTCACCGACAGCAGCACAGTGGAAAGCATCTCACTCCAGTGTGCGTGCAGCCTGAAAGCCATGATCATGTGCCAGGGCTGCGGTGCATTCTGTCACGATGACTGTATTGGACCCTCAAAGCTCTGTGTATTGTGCCTTGTGGTGAGATAA
- the ASXL1 gene encoding polycomb group protein ASXL1 isoform X1 encodes MLYSDGYKWELHTEIRTFIFLQVLENYSDAPMTPKQILQVIEAEGLKEMSGTSPLACLNAMLHSNSRGGEGLFYKLPGRISLFTLKKDALQWSRSPAVVEGEEPEDTADVESCGSNEASTVSGENDVSLDETSSNASCSTESQSRPLSNPRDSCRASSQANKQKKKTGVMLPRVVLTPLKVNGAHVESASGFSGRHADGESGSPSSSSGGSPALGSAAIRGQAELARDPAPLLRGFRKPATGQMKRNRGEEIDFETPGSILVNTNLRALINSRTFHALPSHFQQQLLFLLPEVDRQVGTDGLLRLSSSALNNEFFTHAAQSWRERLADGEFTHEMQVRIRQEMEKEKKVEQWKEKFFEDYYGQKLGLTKEESLQQNVGQEEAEIKSDLRVSESTRSQRGPATRQRDGHFKKRSRPDLRTRARRNLYKRQEPEQAEIAKDAQSVALDIPLHKDGEAKTDAAGVGSPHPPGTSSAASNPESPEFPVETVASRLQPSPNDPARVSASPDRIPSLLQETVDQEPKDQKRKSFEQATSASFPEKKPRLEDRQSFRNTIESVHPEKPQPTKEEPKVPPIRIQLSRIKPPWVVKGQPTYQICPRIVPVTESSCRGWTGARTLADIKARALQVRGASGHHCRREAATTAIGGGGGPGGGGGGATDEGGGRGGGSGDGGEACGHPEPRGAPSAPGECASDLQRTQLLPPCPLNGDHAQAETAVSRARREDLASLRKGKSCPLQRVPDGPSGGLEDASRLPVAPTRDPPCQALPPLPSRIPEPERLVEQLDLHPEGRTECGSGTTAWERGDEELAPTIPSENSPVRALAGPTGLEEGTGQAPDSGSNPTMKDPVNVTPSSIPESSLASCLQDRPFDDESELDDSGPPTRESSSRQENLKTEAPVSPGAAPWRPGLSNDEAGGQPEPDSREEVPSVKSQVREKWEKAAPLIPASPVGLTAEEGLDPPVHLGSLWTVQSGCVDSSGSDCRRLEGDKPRINGDSEALSPHSESTDTASDFEGHFSEDSSEAEPGETLGPKRSLVAEQGEKHSWNRCASLSKVNGDLSLVTRTDGMVAPQSWVSRVCAVPPKIPDSLLLASPEYQPRPMSLGRPASSVEAANPLVMQLLQGHLPLKKVLPPAHGGSKPEPPRLPLTAEQSPGGSLGMGSLQDPGVNRCEVGKSSPESLLPESCEASTGFARLEASQAPGAPLKMSKNAPSLDSLYPVTNPVAASGKAEVDFKEQLSSFSFEDQKEARDLSQCSISTAAPGVSLGNLTTSRAPLFSSPNAVSSGPDQAGRALGDQNCVGGQGKKLFGSKNAAAALQCPRLVEPTPLPAEAPPTFPNRKSGPGKTSLSGGIQTAREDWAPKPPPASVGSIKSEKTLGGGPLKVDAENRKAVGPGPRELVDHLQGMPFVLDLPFWKLPREPGKGLSQPLEPSSIPSQLNIKQAFYGKLSKLQLSSTSFNYSSGSPPFPKGLAGSVVQLSHKANFGASHSASLSLQMFTDSSTVESISLQCACSLKAMIMCQGCGAFCHDDCIGPSKLCVLCLVVR; translated from the exons AAGGATGCCCTGCAGTGGTCTCGCAGTCCAGCTGTGGTGGAGGGAGAGGAGCCAGAGGACACAGCTGATGTGGAGAGCTGTGGGTCTAATGAAGCCAGCACTGTGAGTGGTGAAAACGATG TTTCTCTCGATGAAACATCTTCTAATGCTTCCTGTTCTACGGAATCTCAGAGTCGGCCTCTTTCCAACCCCAGGGACAGCTGCAGAGCTTCCTCACAG GCaaacaagcagaagaaaaagacaggGGTGATGCTGCCTCGAGTTGTCCTGACTCCTCTGAAGGTAAACGGGGCCCACGTGGAATCAGCATCAG GGTTCTCGGGCCGCCACGCCGATGGCGAGAGCGGCAGCCCGTCCAGCAGCAGCGGCGGCTCTCCGGCCCTGGGCAGCGCTGCTATCCGTGGCCAGGCCGAGCTCGCCCGGGACCCTGCCCCGCTCCTGAGAGGCTTCCGGAAGCCGGCCACAG GTCAAATGAAGCGCAACAGAGGGGAAGAGATCGATTTTGAGACACCTGGGTCCATTCTCGTCAACACCAACCTCCGGGCCCTGATCAACTCTCGGACCTTCCATGCCCTGCCGTCCCACTTCCAGCAGcagctcctcttcctcctgcccgaAGTAGACAGACAG GTGGGGACTGATGGCCTGTTACGTCTCAGCAGTAGTGCGCTGAACAATGAGTTTTTCACCCACGCAGCTCAGAGTTGGCGGGAACGCCTGGCTGATG GTGAATTCACTCATGAGATGCAGGTCAGGATACgacaagaaatggagaaggaaaagaaagtggaacaatggaaagaaaagtTTTTCGAAGACTACTATGGACAGAA GCTGGGTTTAACCAAAGAAGAGTCATTGCAGCAGAACGTGGGCCAGGAGGAGGCTGAAATCAAGAGTGACCTGCGTGTCTCAGAATCAACACGGTCACAGCGTGGCCCGGCCACCCGGCAGCGAGATGGGCATTTCAAGAAACGCTCTCGGCCAGATCTTCGAACCAGAGCCCGAAGGAATCTGTACAAAAGACAGGAGCCAGAACAAGCAGAGATCGCTAAAGACGCACAGTCTGTGGCACTAGACATCCCCCTCCACAAGGACGGGGAGGCTAAGACCGACGCAGCAGGGGTGGGCAGCCCCCACCCACCTGGCACGTCCTCCGCAGCATCCAACCCAGAGAGTCCCGAATTCCCAGTGGAAACTGTGGCCTCCCGGCTCCAGCCCAGTCCCAATGACCCAGCACGTGTCTCCGCGTCTCCAGACAGAATTCCCAGCTTGCTGCAGGAGACCGTGGATCAGGAACCCAAGGATCAGAAGAGGAAATCCTTTGAGCAGGCGACCTCTGCCTCCTTTCCCGAAAAGAAGCCCCGGCTTGAAGATCGTCAGTCCTTTCGTAACACAATTGAAAGTGTTCACCCCGAAAAGCCACAGCCCACCAAAGAGGAGCCCAAAGTCCCGCCCATCCGG ATTCAACTTTCACGTATCAAACCACCCTGGGTGGTTAAAGGTCAGCCCACTTACCAGATATGTCCCCGCATCGTCCCCGTCACGGAGTCCTCCTGCCGGGGCTGGACTGGTGCCAGGACCCTTGCAGACAttaaagcccgtgctctgcaggtCCGAGGGGCGAGTGGCCACCACTGCCGTCGAGAGGCGGCCACCACTGCCATCGGAGGTGGGGGTGGCCCGGGTGGAGGTGGCGGCGGGGCCACCGATGAGGGAGGTGGCAGAGGCGGCggcagtggtgatggtggtgaggcCTGTGGCCACCCTGAGCCCCGGGGAGCCCCGAGTGCCCCTGGAGAGTGTGCGTCAGATCTACAGCGAACACAACTACTGCCGCCTTGTCCTCTAAATGGGGATCACGCCCAGGCTGAAACTGCCGTGTCCAGAGCCAGGAGAGAGGACCTGGCTTCTCTCAGAAAGGGGAAGAGCTGCCCACTGCAGAGGGTCCCAGATGGCCCCAGCGGCGGGCTGGAAGATGCCTCCCGACTCCCCGTTGCACCCACTCGGGACCCGCCATGCCAGGCTCTGCCCCCACTGCCCTCTAGAATCCCAGAACCTGAGAGGTTAGTTGAGCAGCTTGATTTGCATCCAGAAGGTAGAACTGAATGTGGGTCTGGTACCACTGCCTGGGAAAGGGGTGATGAGGAGCTAGCACCTACGATCCCCTCAGAGAACAGTCCTGTTCGGGCTCTGGCGGGGCCTACTGGATTAGAAGAAGGAACTGGCCAGGCTCCAGACAGTGGCAGTAATCCCACCATGAAGGATCCTGTGAACGTGACCCCCAGTTCCATCCCCGAATCATCCTTGGCCAGTTGCCTGCAAGACAGACCATTTGATGATGAATCAGAACTTGATGACTCAGGCCCACCCACGAGGGAAAGTTCTTCTAGACAGGAAAACTTGAAAACCGAGGCTCCTGTCTCCCCTGGTGCTGCTCCTTGGAGGCCTGGCCTGTCAAATGATGAAGCAGGCGGACAGCCTGAACCTGACTCCAGAGAAGAGGTCCCGTCTGTTAAGTCCCAGGTCAGAGAGAAGTGGGAGAAAGCGGCCCCCCTCATCCCAGCATCGCCTGTGGGCTTGACAGCGGAGGAGGGTCTGGATCCCCCCGTCCACTTGGGTTCACTCTGGACAGTGCAGTCTGGCTGTGTTGACAGCAGCGGCAGCGACTGCAGACGGCTGGAAGGTGACAAGCCCAGAATCAATGGAGACTCGGAAGCTCTGAGTCCTCACAGCGAGTCCACAGATACTGCCTCTGACTTCGAAGGCCACTTCTCCGAGGACAGCAGTGAGGCCGAGCCTGGTGAAACTTTGGGGCCGAAGAGGTCCTTGGTGGCTGAGCAGGGTGAGAAACACAGTTGGAACCGCTGTGCCTCGCTCTCCAAGGTGAATGGTGACCTGAGTCTGGTTACCAGGACAGATGGGATGGTTGCTCCTCAGAGCTGGGTGTCTCGAGTATGTGCAGTTCCCCCAAAGATCCCGGACTCCCTGCTGCTGGCCAGTCCCGAGTACCAGCCGAGACCCATGTCCCTGGGCAGGCCTGCGTCCTCAGTGGAGGCTGCTAACCCCCTTGTGATGCAGTTGCTGCAGGGCCACTTGCCCCTCAAGAAGGTTCTCCCTCCAGCCCACGGCGGCAGCAAACCCGAACCCCCACGACTCCCACTTACAGCAGAGCAGAGCCCTGGTGGCTCCCTGGGGATGGGGTCATTGCAAGATCCTGGGGTGAACAGGTGCGAAGTTGGCAAGAGCAGTCCAGAGTCTCTGCTACCTGAGAGCTGTGAAGCAAGTACCGGCTTTGCCCGGCTGGAGGCTAGCCAGGCTCCTGGGGCGCCCCTAAAGATGTCCAAGAACGCCCCGAGTTTAGACTCCCTATATCCAGTGACCAATCCAGTGGCTGCCTCTGGGAAAGCAGAAGTGGATTTCAAAGAACAGTTATCTTCCTTCAGTTTTGAAGATCAGAAGGAAGCTCGTGACCTGTCCCAGTGCAGTATTTCAACTGCTGCCCCAGGTGTGAGTCTGGGAAATCTCACTACCTCGAGAGCCCCTCTTTTCTCATCTCCAAATGCGGTCTCCTCCGGTCCTGATCAGGCAGGTCGGGCCCTGGGGGATCAGAACTGTGTGGGAGGCCAAGGGAAGAAGCTCTTTGGCTCCAAGAACGCAGCTGCAGCCCTTCAGTGCCCCCGGCTGGTGGAGCCGACGCCACTGCCTGCGGAGGCCCCTCCCACTTTTCCCAATAGGAAGTCAGGGCCAGGCAAAACCTCTCTGTCCGGTGGCAtacagactgccagggaagactGGGCCCCAAAGCCACCGCCTGCCTCTGTTGGCAGCATCAAGAGCGAAAAGACTCTTGGTGGAGGGCCTCTCAAGGTGGATGCAGAGAACAGAAAGGCAGTGGGGCCTGGTCCCCGGGAGCTGGTGGATCACTTGCAAGGGATGCCCTTTGTCCTTGATTTGCCCTTCTGGAAATTACCCCGGGAGCCCGGGAAAGGGCTCAGTCAGCCTCTGGAGCCTTCTTCCATCCCCTCCCAACTCAACATCAAGCAGGCATTTTATGGGAAGCTTTCCAAACTCCAGCTAAGTTCCACCAGCTTTAATTACTCCTCCGGCTCCCCCCCTTTTCCCAAAGGCTTGGCCGGAAGTGTGgtgcagctgagccacaaagcaaACTTTGGTGCGAGCCACAGTGCATCCCTCTCCTTGCAAATGTTCACCGACAGCAGCACAGTGGAAAGCATCTCACTCCAGTGTGCGTGCAGCCTGAAAGCCATGATCATGTGCCAGGGCTGCGGTGCATTCTGTCACGATGACTGTATTGGACCCTCAAAGCTCTGTGTATTGTGCCTTGTGGTGAGATAA